In Pseudobythopirellula maris, a single window of DNA contains:
- a CDS encoding LuxR C-terminal-related transcriptional regulator: protein MHDDTNRSTPLRADAILLIDEGPLRDKVVRCAESMGIPARATSASDECAALLQGASTPLLIVSCHLADRVPEQGDALSSLAPVILLIAENAEEHLARPIAPFLVVGEPEEAEGLASAVTLAAGEAVRVAEDLHEIQDHYERLASLSTEERQVMEAVCSGMLNKQIAREYGVSIRTIEQRRRRLFNKMEVLSAVPLASHVASVRTLERLHGRRARPIDCEQPRTLGVIPIAPAGEQGDASGGMLAGSSLMASSMT from the coding sequence ATGCACGACGACACGAATCGGTCGACGCCTTTACGCGCCGACGCCATTTTATTGATCGACGAGGGCCCGCTGCGCGACAAGGTCGTGCGGTGCGCCGAGTCGATGGGCATACCGGCCCGCGCCACGAGCGCATCGGACGAGTGCGCGGCTCTGCTCCAAGGAGCCTCGACGCCGCTGCTGATCGTCTCGTGCCACTTGGCCGATCGTGTGCCTGAGCAGGGCGACGCTCTGTCGTCACTGGCGCCGGTGATCCTGCTGATCGCCGAGAACGCCGAGGAGCATCTCGCCCGCCCGATCGCGCCGTTCTTGGTGGTCGGCGAGCCTGAAGAGGCCGAGGGCTTGGCCTCCGCTGTGACTCTCGCCGCCGGCGAGGCGGTCCGTGTGGCCGAAGACCTCCACGAGATCCAAGACCACTACGAGCGCCTCGCCTCGCTCAGCACCGAGGAGCGGCAGGTCATGGAGGCGGTCTGCAGCGGCATGCTCAACAAGCAGATCGCCCGTGAGTACGGGGTGAGCATCCGCACGATCGAGCAACGCCGCCGCCGGTTGTTCAACAAGATGGAGGTGCTCTCGGCCGTGCCGCTGGCGTCGCACGTCGCTTCGGTGCGGACACTCGAACGCCTGCACGGCCGCCGCGCGAGGCCGATCGACTGCGAGCAGCCCCGCACGCTGGGGGTCATCCCGATCGCACCGGCCGGCGAACAGGGCGACGCAAGCGGCGGCATGCTCGCTGGTTCCTCGCTGATGGCGTCGAGCATGACCTGA
- a CDS encoding FxsA family protein, whose protein sequence is MFFYLLLLFTVVPLVEFSLLWEITERTNLLFTIALVLATGALGAALARWQGLVTLWKIRERAAGGGMPTDELFDGALILVAGAVLITPGVLTDAFGFALLTPPLRALVKRGLKAWFKRNVKFHVHTTAPGGAPSTPRGSEVLDVEVIDVRPAPRDETS, encoded by the coding sequence ATGTTTTTCTACTTGCTGCTGCTGTTCACGGTCGTCCCGCTCGTCGAGTTCTCCCTGCTGTGGGAGATCACCGAGCGGACGAACCTGCTGTTCACCATCGCGCTGGTGCTCGCCACCGGCGCCTTGGGGGCCGCGCTCGCGCGCTGGCAGGGCCTCGTGACGCTGTGGAAGATCCGCGAGCGAGCGGCCGGGGGCGGCATGCCGACCGACGAGCTGTTCGACGGCGCCCTGATCCTCGTGGCCGGGGCCGTGCTCATTACGCCCGGGGTGCTGACCGACGCCTTCGGCTTCGCCCTGCTCACGCCCCCGCTACGGGCGCTGGTCAAGCGCGGCCTGAAGGCGTGGTTCAAGCGGAACGTCAAATTCCATGTCCACACCACGGCGCCCGGCGGCGCCCCCTCGACGCCGCGAGGCAGCGAGGTGCTTGACGTCGAGGTGATCGACGTGCGTCCGGCGCCACGCGACGAAACCTCTTAG
- a CDS encoding glycosyltransferase family 2 protein — MPQPPYRLLTALPVYNEASHVDGVLDCVVRCADDVLVVDDGSSDGTSKLLERRKDVRVVTHNPNRGYGAALQTAFCYARKHGYDVIVTIDCDGQHEPALIRELADRCWNEQVDIVSGSRYLETSTSTGVAPPADRRRINQTITAELNERFGLGLTDAFCGFKAYRVPPLRQLRLEEEGYAMPLELWAEAAHHGLSVVEAAVPRIYLEEKRSFGGELDQAETRLAHYREVIDRAVDRTQTAAAVGVMAPDPCGAWVEQG, encoded by the coding sequence ATGCCCCAGCCCCCCTACCGCCTGCTCACCGCGCTGCCCGTTTACAACGAGGCGAGCCACGTTGATGGGGTGCTCGACTGCGTCGTCCGCTGTGCCGACGACGTGCTGGTGGTCGACGACGGCTCGTCGGACGGAACGAGCAAGCTGCTCGAGCGGCGTAAAGACGTGCGGGTGGTCACCCACAACCCGAACCGCGGCTACGGCGCCGCCCTGCAGACGGCGTTCTGCTACGCCCGCAAGCATGGCTACGACGTGATCGTCACGATCGACTGCGACGGCCAGCACGAGCCCGCGCTGATCCGCGAGCTGGCCGACCGCTGCTGGAACGAGCAGGTCGACATCGTCTCGGGGAGCCGCTACCTGGAGACAAGCACCTCGACCGGTGTCGCCCCGCCGGCCGACCGGCGGCGGATCAACCAGACGATCACCGCCGAGCTGAACGAGCGCTTCGGCCTGGGGCTGACCGACGCGTTCTGCGGTTTCAAGGCTTACCGCGTGCCGCCGTTGCGGCAGCTACGCCTGGAGGAAGAGGGCTACGCGATGCCGCTCGAGCTGTGGGCCGAGGCGGCGCACCACGGGCTGAGCGTCGTCGAGGCGGCCGTTCCGCGGATCTACCTGGAAGAGAAACGCTCATTCGGCGGCGAGCTCGACCAGGCCGAAACGCGGCTCGCGCATTACCGCGAGGTGATCGACCGGGCTGTCGACCGGACCCAAACGGCCGCGGCCGTAGGAGTGATGGCGCCCGACCCGTGCGGCGCGTGGGTTGAGCAGGGCTGA
- a CDS encoding Nif3-like dinuclear metal center hexameric protein yields the protein MTTTVRDIVDWLELLAPAALAEEWDNVGLLVGDPAAGAGRVMTCLTVTPETADEAIAGDADLVVAHHPMMFRPVQRLTTDTVEGAMLWRLAGAGVAVLSAHTAFDSAVGGINQQLAEGIGLEKITPFEPAIGADVDDASDGSLSGPGVGRCGAPKGGETDLATLVDATKRFLGIESVGVVGQADKPIKRVGLACGSGGSLLSMAVAAGCDALVTGEASFHSCLEARAHGLALLLTGHYASERFAMERMADRLSVELVGVEAWASRAESDPIRRMG from the coding sequence ATGACCACCACCGTACGCGACATTGTCGATTGGCTCGAACTCCTGGCCCCCGCGGCCCTGGCCGAGGAGTGGGACAACGTGGGGCTGCTCGTGGGCGACCCGGCCGCCGGGGCGGGGCGGGTGATGACCTGCCTGACCGTGACGCCCGAAACGGCCGACGAGGCCATCGCCGGCGACGCCGACCTCGTCGTCGCCCACCACCCGATGATGTTCCGCCCGGTCCAGCGGCTCACCACCGACACGGTGGAGGGCGCCATGCTGTGGCGCCTGGCCGGGGCGGGCGTGGCGGTCCTCAGCGCCCACACGGCGTTCGACTCGGCCGTGGGTGGGATCAACCAGCAACTGGCCGAGGGCATCGGCCTGGAGAAGATCACGCCGTTCGAGCCGGCCATCGGCGCCGACGTGGACGACGCGTCAGACGGCTCGCTGAGCGGCCCCGGCGTGGGGCGCTGCGGCGCGCCCAAGGGGGGCGAGACCGACCTAGCCACCCTGGTTGACGCGACCAAGCGTTTCCTGGGGATCGAATCGGTCGGCGTCGTCGGCCAGGCCGACAAGCCGATCAAGCGGGTCGGCCTGGCGTGCGGCAGCGGCGGCTCGCTGCTGTCGATGGCCGTCGCGGCCGGCTGCGACGCCCTGGTCACCGGCGAGGCGAGCTTCCACTCCTGCCTCGAGGCTCGCGCCCACGGCCTGGCGCTGCTGCTGACCGGCCACTACGCCAGCGAGCGGTTCGCGATGGAGCGCATGGCCGATCGCCTGTCGGTCGAACTGGTCGGTGTCGAGGCGTGGGCCAGCCGGGCGGAGAGCGACCCGATCCGGCGGATGGGGTGA
- a CDS encoding MFS transporter, with protein sequence MSRLAPDPPAEAAPGLSPPHAPAPAERAPAAAPDQRAAPGYYYGWVMLPLATLLQIGTIPGQTFGVAVFNPSIRESLGLSHSGLSTCYLVACLLAATPLTTIGALMDRYGLRRVTLGVVALVGLGCVATSQAVGVVSLTAGFFLLRAFGQGALSLAASNTLAMWFERRLGFVSGCLGAGMAGGIAVMPALYLYSINQIGWRATYAAIGVATWLVILPLFVWLYRNQPSDVGQRIDGGPSEDDSTAHAKPPAGPSFTLREAMRTRAYWIALAVTAMYGMVATGLFFNLVPLFEWRGLSAEAAAGSMAVFAGAMAYMQLQGGWLADRAPLHYLVSGCMAFQLLGVLALITTGGWLGSLAFALALGVGQGMLAAFGNTLWARYFGRAALGKIRSSVWTTNIAACPLGPVILSASYDGTGSFSLGLGVFAALLACAAGAGLLATRPAPPL encoded by the coding sequence ATGTCCCGCCTCGCCCCCGACCCGCCCGCCGAAGCCGCCCCCGGCCTCTCGCCCCCTCACGCGCCGGCGCCCGCCGAGCGTGCGCCGGCTGCTGCGCCCGACCAACGCGCCGCCCCCGGCTACTACTACGGCTGGGTGATGCTGCCGCTGGCCACGCTGCTGCAGATCGGCACAATCCCAGGCCAGACGTTTGGCGTGGCGGTTTTTAACCCGTCGATCCGCGAGTCGCTGGGCCTCTCGCACAGCGGGCTCTCGACCTGCTACCTCGTGGCCTGCCTGCTGGCCGCCACGCCGCTCACGACGATCGGCGCCTTGATGGACCGCTACGGCCTGCGCCGCGTCACGCTCGGCGTGGTGGCGTTGGTCGGCCTGGGGTGCGTGGCGACCTCGCAGGCCGTCGGCGTGGTGAGCCTCACAGCCGGGTTCTTCCTGCTGCGGGCGTTCGGCCAAGGCGCACTGTCGCTCGCGGCGAGCAACACGCTGGCGATGTGGTTCGAGCGCCGCCTGGGGTTTGTCTCGGGCTGCTTGGGCGCCGGCATGGCGGGCGGCATCGCCGTGATGCCCGCGCTCTACCTCTACTCGATCAACCAGATCGGCTGGCGCGCGACCTACGCGGCGATCGGCGTGGCGACCTGGCTCGTCATCCTGCCGCTGTTCGTGTGGCTCTACCGCAACCAGCCGAGCGACGTCGGCCAGCGGATCGACGGCGGGCCCTCGGAGGACGACTCGACAGCGCACGCCAAGCCGCCGGCCGGGCCGTCGTTCACCTTGCGCGAAGCGATGCGCACTCGCGCCTACTGGATCGCGCTGGCCGTCACGGCGATGTACGGCATGGTCGCCACGGGGTTGTTCTTCAACCTCGTGCCGCTGTTCGAGTGGCGTGGCCTGTCGGCCGAGGCGGCGGCCGGGTCGATGGCCGTGTTCGCCGGGGCGATGGCTTACATGCAGTTGCAAGGGGGCTGGCTCGCCGACCGGGCGCCGCTCCATTACCTGGTGAGCGGCTGCATGGCGTTCCAGCTCTTGGGCGTGCTGGCCCTGATCACGACCGGCGGCTGGCTCGGCTCGCTGGCGTTCGCCCTCGCGCTCGGGGTGGGGCAGGGCATGCTGGCGGCGTTCGGCAACACGCTGTGGGCCCGCTACTTCGGCCGCGCGGCGCTCGGCAAGATCCGCAGCTCGGTCTGGACGACGAACATCGCCGCCTGCCCGCTGGGGCCGGTGATCCTCAGCGCCTCGTACGACGGCACGGGCAGCTTCTCGCTGGGGCTGGGGGTGTTCGCCGCGTTGCTCGCTTGCGCAGCGGGCGCGGGGCTGCTCGCCACGCGCCCCGCGCCGCCACTCTAA
- a CDS encoding ArsR/SmtB family transcription factor gives MPTRDEKHDTVWKALSDPTRREILDLLRDGPRQTTEVVERFPGLSRFGVMKHLDVLREANLVSTRAEGRTRINSLNAAPLRDAIERWIGKYEAYWANSALRVRDAAEAKAASRKAPKKGRKKA, from the coding sequence ATGCCGACCCGAGACGAAAAACACGACACGGTCTGGAAGGCGCTCTCCGATCCCACGCGCCGCGAGATCCTCGACCTGCTGCGCGACGGGCCGCGTCAAACGACCGAAGTGGTCGAGCGTTTCCCAGGCCTGTCACGGTTCGGCGTGATGAAGCACCTCGACGTGCTCCGCGAGGCGAACCTGGTGTCGACCCGCGCCGAGGGCCGCACGCGGATCAACTCGCTCAACGCGGCGCCGCTGCGCGACGCGATCGAGCGGTGGATCGGCAAGTACGAGGCGTACTGGGCGAACAGCGCCCTGCGGGTGCGCGACGCGGCGGAAGCGAAGGCCGCCTCGCGCAAGGCGCCGAAGAAGGGCCGCAAGAAGGCTTAG
- a CDS encoding SRPBCC family protein, with amino-acid sequence MPTAAHEELTFDVTQEIEIAAPIGEVYKALVAQITTENTTPDNRPMPLVLEEWPGGRWFRDLGAGQGHLWGFVQVIKPPTLIEVQGPLFMSYPVSGHVQWQLTQVAGGTELLLSHRAFGMIDPEHREGAVPGWRHILDSVKKAAEGGS; translated from the coding sequence ATGCCAACCGCCGCCCACGAAGAGTTGACGTTCGACGTCACGCAGGAAATCGAGATCGCCGCCCCGATCGGCGAGGTCTACAAAGCGCTCGTCGCGCAAATCACCACGGAGAACACCACGCCCGACAACCGCCCGATGCCGCTGGTGCTGGAGGAGTGGCCGGGCGGGCGTTGGTTCCGCGACTTGGGCGCGGGCCAGGGGCACCTGTGGGGCTTTGTCCAGGTGATCAAGCCGCCTACGCTGATCGAAGTCCAAGGGCCGCTGTTCATGTCGTACCCGGTCTCGGGCCACGTGCAGTGGCAGCTGACCCAGGTCGCCGGCGGCACGGAGTTGTTGCTCAGCCACCGCGCCTTCGGGATGATCGACCCGGAGCACCGCGAGGGAGCGGTTCCCGGCTGGCGCCACATCCTGGACAGTGTCAAGAAAGCCGCCGAGGGCGGGAGCTAG
- a CDS encoding DinB family protein, with translation MTATADTTAASISAFASQSLSGARQWTLQLLDDLRDAPLATPCEGGGNHAVWVAGHLAYSQSVLLDCFILGKPNRLEKWKTMFDAGTQPTGEEGFYPPLDDLIGAYNVLVDETLDHIDKLEAADFDRPSHAPEEASGMFGTVGMCLSAAAAHAYFHTGQLADARRALGRAPLMM, from the coding sequence ATGACCGCGACTGCCGACACGACCGCCGCCTCGATCTCCGCCTTCGCCAGCCAATCGCTCAGCGGGGCGCGCCAATGGACGCTCCAGCTGCTCGACGACCTCCGCGACGCGCCGCTCGCCACGCCGTGTGAGGGCGGGGGCAACCACGCCGTGTGGGTGGCCGGCCACCTCGCCTACTCCCAAAGCGTGTTGCTCGACTGCTTCATCCTCGGCAAACCGAACCGCCTGGAGAAGTGGAAAACGATGTTCGACGCCGGGACGCAGCCGACCGGCGAGGAGGGATTCTACCCACCGCTCGACGACCTGATCGGCGCTTACAACGTGCTGGTCGACGAGACGCTCGACCACATCGACAAGCTCGAAGCGGCCGACTTCGACCGGCCGAGCCACGCCCCCGAGGAGGCGAGCGGCATGTTCGGCACGGTCGGCATGTGCCTTTCGGCGGCCGCGGCGCACGCCTACTTCCACACGGGCCAACTGGCCGACGCGCGGCGTGCGCTGGGCCGGGCGCCGCTGATGATGTGA